Below is a window of Streptobacillus ratti DNA.
CTATGGATCCTAAATTTTTAGTTTTAGAAAAAATTATTTTTAAAGGGGATATTTTATGAAAAAACAAATTGATAAAGAGGCTTTAATAACAAGTATAATTTATTTATTATATTTTGTATGGTGGTATTATTTTGCATATATTTATCCACCTAAAAATGTTGA
It encodes the following:
- a CDS encoding DUF997 family protein, with translation MKKQIDKEALITSIIYLLYFVWWYYFAYIYPPKNV